The following are encoded together in the Coffea arabica cultivar ET-39 chromosome 1c, Coffea Arabica ET-39 HiFi, whole genome shotgun sequence genome:
- the LOC113724485 gene encoding uncharacterized protein isoform X1, producing MEGKEHEEEEDIICLDESFFINDNYQLTTFTFGSHVLQLYCLQAASTDFDLTGQLVWPGAVLLNDYLAKNAGILQGCSVIELGSGVGITGILCSRFCRKVVLTDHNEEVLKILKKNAELCVSTQSSISCAGLKPKKLEWGNSDQLNQILLENPEGFDLVLGADICFQQSSIPLLFDTVKQLLVHAAPKCKFILAYVSRAKVMDTLVVHEAIRHGLQINEVDGTRTLVKNLEGVIFEITLR from the exons ATGGAAGGGAAAGaacatgaagaagaagaggatatCATTTGCTTGGATGAATCATTCTTCATCAATGACAA TTACCAGCTCACAACCTTTACTTTTGGGTCTCATGTTCTTCAGCTTTATTGCCTCCAAGCTGCTTCGA CTGATTTTGATTTAACAGGTCAGCTGGTGTGGCCTGGCGCGGTGCTATTGAATGATTATCTTGCCAAAAATGCTGGCATTCTGCAAGGGTGTTCTGTAATTGAACTTGGCTCTGGTGTAG GCATTACTGGAATACTGTGTAGCAGATTTTGTCGTAAAGTTGTTTTGACAGATCATAATGAAGAGGTTCTTAAG ATTCTTAAGAAAAATGCAGAGTTATGTGTATCTACTCAAAGTTCCATTTCTTGTGCTG GTTTAAAGCCCAAGAAGCTAGAATGGGGGAACTCTGACCAGCTCAACCAAATTTTACTGGAAAATCCAGAAGGATTTGATTTAGTCCTCGGAGCTGACATCT GTTTTCAGCAGTCAAGTATTCCTCTGCTCTTTGATACGGTTAAACAGCTCCTTGTTCACGCTGCACCAAAATGCAAATTTATATTGGCTTACGTATCCAGAGCAAAAGT CATGGATACACTCGTTGTTCATGAAGCCATTCGGCATGGATTACAGATAAATGAAGTTGATGGGACTCGTACTTTGGTTAAAAATCTTGAAGGAGTTATCTTTGAGATCACCTTGAGATAA
- the LOC113724485 gene encoding uncharacterized protein isoform X2 has translation MKKKRISFAWMNHSSSMTITSSQPLLLGLMFFSFIASKLLRTADFDLTGQLVWPGAVLLNDYLAKNAGILQGCSVIELGSGVGITGILCSRFCRKVVLTDHNEEVLKILKKNAELCVSTQSSISCAGLKPKKLEWGNSDQLNQILLENPEGFDLVLGADICFQQSSIPLLFDTVKQLLVHAAPKCKFILAYVSRAKVMDTLVVHEAIRHGLQINEVDGTRTLVKNLEGVIFEITLR, from the exons atgaagaagaagaggatatCATTTGCTTGGATGAATCATTCTTCATCAATGACAA TTACCAGCTCACAACCTTTACTTTTGGGTCTCATGTTCTTCAGCTTTATTGCCTCCAAGCTGCTTCGA ACAGCTGATTTTGATTTAACAGGTCAGCTGGTGTGGCCTGGCGCGGTGCTATTGAATGATTATCTTGCCAAAAATGCTGGCATTCTGCAAGGGTGTTCTGTAATTGAACTTGGCTCTGGTGTAG GCATTACTGGAATACTGTGTAGCAGATTTTGTCGTAAAGTTGTTTTGACAGATCATAATGAAGAGGTTCTTAAG ATTCTTAAGAAAAATGCAGAGTTATGTGTATCTACTCAAAGTTCCATTTCTTGTGCTG GTTTAAAGCCCAAGAAGCTAGAATGGGGGAACTCTGACCAGCTCAACCAAATTTTACTGGAAAATCCAGAAGGATTTGATTTAGTCCTCGGAGCTGACATCT GTTTTCAGCAGTCAAGTATTCCTCTGCTCTTTGATACGGTTAAACAGCTCCTTGTTCACGCTGCACCAAAATGCAAATTTATATTGGCTTACGTATCCAGAGCAAAAGT CATGGATACACTCGTTGTTCATGAAGCCATTCGGCATGGATTACAGATAAATGAAGTTGATGGGACTCGTACTTTGGTTAAAAATCTTGAAGGAGTTATCTTTGAGATCACCTTGAGATAA
- the LOC113724485 gene encoding uncharacterized protein isoform X3, with protein MEGKEHEEEEDIICLDESFFINDNYQLTTFTFGSHVLQLYCLQAASSQLVWPGAVLLNDYLAKNAGILQGCSVIELGSGVGITGILCSRFCRKVVLTDHNEEVLKILKKNAELCVSTQSSISCAGLKPKKLEWGNSDQLNQILLENPEGFDLVLGADICFQQSSIPLLFDTVKQLLVHAAPKCKFILAYVSRAKVMDTLVVHEAIRHGLQINEVDGTRTLVKNLEGVIFEITLR; from the exons ATGGAAGGGAAAGaacatgaagaagaagaggatatCATTTGCTTGGATGAATCATTCTTCATCAATGACAA TTACCAGCTCACAACCTTTACTTTTGGGTCTCATGTTCTTCAGCTTTATTGCCTCCAAGCTGCTTCGA GTCAGCTGGTGTGGCCTGGCGCGGTGCTATTGAATGATTATCTTGCCAAAAATGCTGGCATTCTGCAAGGGTGTTCTGTAATTGAACTTGGCTCTGGTGTAG GCATTACTGGAATACTGTGTAGCAGATTTTGTCGTAAAGTTGTTTTGACAGATCATAATGAAGAGGTTCTTAAG ATTCTTAAGAAAAATGCAGAGTTATGTGTATCTACTCAAAGTTCCATTTCTTGTGCTG GTTTAAAGCCCAAGAAGCTAGAATGGGGGAACTCTGACCAGCTCAACCAAATTTTACTGGAAAATCCAGAAGGATTTGATTTAGTCCTCGGAGCTGACATCT GTTTTCAGCAGTCAAGTATTCCTCTGCTCTTTGATACGGTTAAACAGCTCCTTGTTCACGCTGCACCAAAATGCAAATTTATATTGGCTTACGTATCCAGAGCAAAAGT CATGGATACACTCGTTGTTCATGAAGCCATTCGGCATGGATTACAGATAAATGAAGTTGATGGGACTCGTACTTTGGTTAAAAATCTTGAAGGAGTTATCTTTGAGATCACCTTGAGATAA